A window of Reinekea marina contains these coding sequences:
- the ribA gene encoding GTP cyclohydrolase II: protein MSVTIRANVPIPLTNQAVETKFISFSGFSDNKEHIAVLFGQPTEQDAPLVRIHSECLTGDVFGSQRCDCGEQLEEAQRLMSVEGGILLYLRQEGRGIGLYNKLDAYALQDKGIDTYKANEMLGFGHDLRDFGPAIEMLASLNVKRVRLLSNNPHKADELEQAGIEVTERVDTGVYVNKYNAGYLKAKVEQQEHRINLEDNDS, encoded by the coding sequence ATGTCTGTCACTATCCGTGCAAATGTACCAATCCCTCTTACCAACCAAGCCGTAGAAACTAAATTCATCAGTTTTTCAGGTTTTTCTGACAATAAAGAACACATCGCAGTGCTTTTTGGACAACCTACCGAACAAGACGCGCCATTAGTGCGAATACATTCAGAATGTTTAACAGGTGACGTCTTTGGTTCGCAGCGGTGTGATTGTGGAGAACAACTTGAAGAAGCGCAGCGCTTAATGAGTGTAGAAGGTGGCATTCTGCTCTACTTAAGACAAGAAGGCCGCGGTATTGGTCTCTATAACAAATTAGATGCCTACGCCCTGCAAGACAAAGGAATTGATACTTATAAAGCCAATGAGATGCTGGGCTTTGGGCACGATTTACGCGACTTTGGTCCAGCCATTGAAATGTTAGCCAGCCTCAACGTTAAGCGCGTTCGGTTATTATCCAATAATCCTCATAAGGCCGACGAACTAGAGCAAGCCGGTATTGAGGTAACAGAAAGAGTTGATACCGGCGTATATGTGAATAAATATAATGCCGGCTATCTAAAAGCTAAAGTGGAGCAGCAAGAACACCGCATAAACCTAGAAGATAACGACAGTTAG
- a CDS encoding alpha/beta fold hydrolase — translation MVEGTSLQYLEEFLNAPDGHEIPVRLWRPEPCEQLLVISHGMAEYCERYAPLAEFLTEQNIAVLAINHRGHGMDCPDDDLGHYADDQGWQKVIDDLHQAIEYGRKEIPNVKVSLLGHSMGSFISQAYIQQYGQRLEHLILSATNRIDRPKLHASNLLISAIKAFKGKRSISTFVTQTAFSPFNAKFKPNRTEFDWISRDEAVVDEYIADPFCGFDCTLGLWADFISGMLAIQPKSWPNDVKLHLLSGTSDPVGDMGKGVKLLAKQLKQSEKNLQSVKLYPQARHEIINESNREEVWQDILTILKTGKTL, via the coding sequence ATGGTAGAGGGCACCTCATTGCAGTATTTAGAAGAGTTTTTAAACGCTCCCGATGGACACGAAATTCCGGTCAGACTCTGGCGACCTGAGCCTTGCGAACAGCTGTTGGTCATTTCTCATGGTATGGCTGAATATTGCGAGCGTTATGCACCGCTAGCTGAGTTTTTAACTGAACAAAATATTGCTGTTCTTGCTATTAATCATCGCGGCCATGGAATGGATTGCCCCGACGATGATTTAGGCCACTACGCCGATGATCAAGGCTGGCAAAAAGTTATCGATGATTTACATCAAGCTATCGAATACGGCCGCAAAGAAATCCCTAATGTGAAGGTAAGTCTGCTCGGACACAGCATGGGCTCTTTTATTAGCCAAGCTTATATTCAACAATACGGCCAACGTTTAGAGCACCTGATTCTCAGTGCTACAAACCGAATTGATCGACCTAAGTTACATGCCTCAAACCTGTTAATCTCTGCCATCAAAGCCTTTAAAGGAAAAAGAAGCATTAGTACGTTTGTCACCCAAACGGCTTTTTCTCCTTTTAACGCAAAGTTTAAGCCTAATAGAACTGAGTTTGATTGGATATCTCGCGATGAGGCTGTAGTTGATGAGTATATAGCCGATCCATTTTGTGGGTTTGATTGCACGCTCGGCCTGTGGGCAGACTTTATTTCTGGCATGTTGGCGATTCAACCTAAATCTTGGCCTAATGACGTGAAGTTGCATCTTTTGTCTGGTACATCAGACCCTGTCGGAGATATGGGTAAAGGGGTTAAATTACTCGCGAAGCAATTGAAGCAGAGCGAAAAAAACCTTCAAAGCGTTAAACTTTATCCACAGGCTCGACATGAAATTATCAATGAGAGCAATAGGGAGGAGGTGTGGCAAGACATCTTAACTATTTTGAAAACAGGTAAAACGCTTTAA
- a CDS encoding (deoxy)nucleoside triphosphate pyrophosphohydrolase has translation MEAFALGSNLKERPVIHVTAALLIHNGKVFAAKRSSGRHLAGYWEFPGGKIEANETASECLERELAEELNLSTEIGSFFMKTTHDYGDKKVVLHVYQIASFMGELQLVDHDEYRWLSLTDCTPLKWAPADIPIVNRLATIL, from the coding sequence TTGGAAGCTTTTGCATTGGGAAGTAACCTAAAAGAGCGCCCTGTCATTCATGTGACGGCGGCTTTGTTAATTCACAATGGAAAAGTCTTTGCAGCAAAACGCAGTAGTGGACGGCATTTAGCGGGTTATTGGGAGTTCCCAGGTGGAAAAATTGAAGCCAACGAAACCGCGTCTGAATGTTTAGAACGAGAGTTAGCCGAAGAACTTAATTTATCCACAGAAATAGGGTCGTTTTTTATGAAAACGACCCATGATTATGGGGATAAAAAAGTAGTTTTACATGTTTACCAGATAGCATCCTTCATGGGCGAGCTTCAGTTGGTTGATCATGATGAATACCGCTGGTTGTCACTGACCGACTGCACGCCTTTAAAATGGGCACCTGCAGACATACCTATCGTGAATCGTTTAGCGACAATTCTCTAA